One segment of Cottoperca gobio chromosome 24, fCotGob3.1, whole genome shotgun sequence DNA contains the following:
- the atp5mj gene encoding ATP synthase F(0) complex subunit j, mitochondrial, translating into MAGSAFASWWTRMSPYYTKVYQEVWVGMGLITLVSYKLAFGGKKAVDSKPAH; encoded by the exons ATGGCAGGAAGCGCATTTGCAAGTTGGTGGACCAGGATGAGCCCTTACTACACTAAGGTCTACCAGGAGGTCTGGGTGGGCATGGGCTTGATCACATTAGTGTCCTACAAACTTGCTTTTGGAG GCAAGAAGGCTGTGGACAGCA AGCCTGCCCATTGA